In a single window of the Streptomyces sp. NBC_00094 genome:
- a CDS encoding DNA repair helicase XPB translates to MNGPLIVQSDKTLLLEVDHELAEACRRAIAPFAELERAPEHIHTYRLTPLGLWNARAAGHDAEQVVDALVEYSRYPVPHALLVDIAETMDRYGRLTLSKHPTHGLVLTSTDRPVLEEILRSKKVQPLVGARIDEDTVAVHPSERGQIKQTLLKLGWPAEDLAGYVDGEAHPIELAEDGWTLRPYQRQAVDGFWHGGSGVVVLPCGAGKTLVGAGAMAEAKATTLILVTNTVSARQWKSELVKRTSLTEEEIGEYSGTKKEIRPVTIATYQVLTTKRKGIYPHLELFDSRDWGLVVYDEVHLLPAPVFKFTADLQARRRLGLTATLVREDGRESDVFSLIGPKRFDAPWKEIEAQGYIAPADCVEVRVNLTDSERLAYATAEPEEKYRFCATTATKRKVTEALVKKFEGQQILVIGQYIDQLDELGEHLDAPVIKGETSNAQREKLFDAFRTGEISVLVVSKVANFSIDLPEATVAIQVSGTFGSRQEEAQRLGRVLRPKADGHQAHFYSVVARDTIDQDFAAHRQRFLAEQGYAYRIVDADELLAP, encoded by the coding sequence GTGAATGGGCCTCTCATCGTCCAAAGCGACAAAACGCTGCTCCTGGAGGTCGACCACGAGCTCGCCGAGGCGTGCCGGCGGGCCATCGCGCCCTTCGCGGAGCTGGAGCGGGCGCCCGAGCACATCCACACGTACCGGCTGACGCCGCTCGGGCTGTGGAACGCGCGGGCGGCCGGGCACGACGCCGAGCAGGTCGTGGACGCGCTCGTCGAGTACTCGCGCTATCCCGTGCCGCACGCGCTGCTCGTCGACATCGCCGAGACGATGGACCGGTACGGGCGGCTCACGCTCTCCAAGCACCCCACCCACGGGCTCGTCCTGACCAGCACCGACCGGCCCGTCCTGGAGGAGATCCTCCGGTCGAAGAAGGTGCAGCCGCTCGTCGGGGCGCGGATCGACGAGGACACCGTCGCCGTGCACCCGTCGGAGCGCGGGCAGATCAAGCAGACGCTGCTGAAGCTGGGCTGGCCGGCCGAGGACCTCGCCGGGTACGTCGACGGGGAGGCCCACCCGATCGAGCTCGCCGAGGACGGCTGGACCCTGCGGCCGTACCAGCGGCAGGCCGTCGACGGCTTCTGGCACGGCGGTTCCGGGGTCGTCGTGCTGCCCTGTGGCGCCGGGAAGACGCTGGTCGGGGCCGGGGCCATGGCGGAGGCCAAGGCGACGACGCTGATCCTGGTGACCAACACCGTCTCCGCCCGTCAGTGGAAGAGCGAGCTCGTGAAGCGGACCTCGCTCACCGAGGAGGAGATCGGCGAGTACAGCGGGACGAAGAAGGAGATCCGTCCCGTCACCATCGCCACCTACCAGGTCCTCACGACGAAGCGGAAGGGCATCTACCCGCACCTGGAGCTCTTCGACTCCCGGGACTGGGGCCTCGTCGTCTACGACGAGGTGCACCTGCTGCCCGCGCCCGTCTTCAAGTTCACGGCCGATCTGCAGGCGCGGCGGCGGCTGGGGCTGACCGCGACCCTCGTACGGGAGGACGGGCGCGAGTCCGACGTCTTCTCGCTGATCGGGCCGAAGCGGTTCGACGCGCCGTGGAAGGAGATCGAGGCGCAGGGCTACATCGCGCCCGCCGACTGCGTCGAGGTCCGGGTGAACCTGACCGACTCCGAACGGCTCGCGTACGCGACGGCCGAGCCGGAGGAGAAGTACCGCTTCTGTGCGACGACGGCGACGAAGCGGAAGGTGACGGAGGCCCTGGTGAAGAAGTTCGAGGGTCAGCAGATCCTCGTCATCGGGCAGTACATCGACCAGCTCGACGAGCTCGGCGAGCACCTCGACGCACCGGTCATCAAGGGCGAGACGTCGAACGCGCAGCGGGAGAAGCTCTTCGACGCGTTCCGTACGGGCGAGATCAGCGTCCTCGTGGTGTCGAAGGTCGCCAACTTCTCGATCGACCTGCCCGAGGCGACGGTCGCCATCCAGGTCTCGGGCACCTTCGGCTCCCGGCAGGAGGAGGCGCAGCGGCTGGGCCGTGTGCTGCGGCCGAAGGCCGACGGGCACCAGGCGCACTTCTACTCGGTGGTCGCGCGGGACACGATCGACCAGGACTTCGCGGCGCACCGGCAGCGGTTCCTCGCGGAGCAGGGGTACGCGTACCGGATCGTCGACGCGGACGAGCTGCTGGCGCCCTGA
- a CDS encoding ATP-binding domain-containing protein: protein MPVSDPVLDPLARERTHLTSSRAALRAMREDVEALDIKDVTANWVNSLVLGRQIEDRIKALADLADTPLFFGRLDYLHTTQEGQRFYIGRRHVHDADGDPMVIDWRAPVSQPYYQASKKDPQDVGLRRRFGYTGGELTAYEDEHLSDPTELETTSRLLQTEIERPRVGPMRDIVATIQPEQDGIVRADLSGTVCVQGGPGTGKTAVGLHRVAYLLYAHRERLARTGTLVIGPNRSFLHYIEQVLPALGELEVQQATVDDLVAHVEVRGTDEAATAVVKGDARMAEVLRRAVRSHVAMPKESLMVVRGSRRWRVPAYEIEEMVRELLDRDIRYGAAREALPQRIAHAVLVRMEEAGEAPDDRVQNAVARNTAVKAVVKECWPLVEPAKLVLRLLGDPEFLAEHAEGLLTEDEQKLLLWAKPARSVKTAKWSAADAVLIDETRDLVERTHSLGHVVLDEAQDLSPMQYRAVGRRCTTGSATVLGDLAQGTTPWATESWAQALGHLGKPEAVVEELTAGFRVPREVIAYASRLLPHMSPGLAAVESVRENPGSLAVRATDTLDADVVAACVESLAHEGSIGLIAADARIAPLAEALTAAGLAYLSPGEETTAESRLTLVPASLAKGLEYDYVVLDEPAAVVDGEPDERTGLRRLYVALTRAVSGLTILHSAPVPEQLGAL from the coding sequence GTGCCCGTTTCCGACCCCGTGCTCGATCCGCTCGCGCGTGAGCGCACCCATCTGACCTCCTCCCGCGCCGCCCTCCGCGCGATGCGCGAGGACGTGGAAGCGCTCGACATCAAGGACGTCACCGCGAACTGGGTCAACTCGCTCGTCCTCGGGCGGCAGATCGAGGACCGGATCAAGGCGCTCGCGGACCTCGCCGACACCCCGCTGTTCTTCGGCCGGCTCGACTACCTGCACACCACGCAGGAGGGGCAGCGCTTCTACATCGGGCGGCGGCACGTCCACGACGCCGACGGCGACCCGATGGTGATCGACTGGCGCGCCCCGGTGTCGCAGCCGTACTACCAGGCGTCGAAGAAGGACCCGCAGGACGTCGGGCTGCGGCGCCGCTTCGGGTACACGGGCGGCGAGCTCACCGCGTACGAGGACGAGCACCTCTCCGACCCGACGGAGCTGGAGACCACGAGCCGGCTGCTCCAGACCGAGATCGAGCGGCCCCGCGTCGGCCCCATGCGGGACATCGTGGCGACGATCCAGCCGGAGCAGGACGGGATCGTCCGCGCCGATCTCTCGGGGACGGTGTGCGTGCAGGGAGGCCCCGGGACCGGAAAGACGGCCGTGGGCCTGCACCGTGTCGCGTACCTCCTCTACGCGCACCGGGAGCGGCTCGCCCGGACCGGCACCCTCGTCATCGGGCCGAACCGGTCCTTCCTCCACTACATCGAGCAAGTCCTCCCCGCCCTGGGCGAGTTGGAGGTCCAGCAGGCGACGGTCGACGACCTCGTGGCGCATGTCGAGGTGCGGGGAACGGACGAGGCGGCGACCGCGGTCGTCAAGGGCGACGCCCGGATGGCGGAGGTGCTGCGGCGCGCGGTCCGTTCGCACGTCGCGATGCCGAAGGAGTCCCTGATGGTGGTGCGCGGCTCGCGTCGGTGGCGGGTGCCCGCGTACGAGATCGAGGAGATGGTGCGGGAGTTGCTGGACCGGGACATCCGGTACGGGGCGGCCCGCGAGGCGCTTCCGCAGCGGATCGCGCACGCGGTCCTGGTGCGGATGGAGGAGGCGGGCGAGGCGCCCGACGACCGGGTGCAGAACGCGGTCGCGCGGAACACGGCGGTGAAGGCCGTCGTGAAGGAGTGCTGGCCCCTGGTGGAGCCCGCGAAGCTCGTGCTGCGGCTGCTCGGCGACCCCGAGTTCCTGGCGGAGCACGCCGAGGGCCTGCTCACCGAGGACGAGCAGAAGCTGCTGCTGTGGGCGAAGCCGGCCCGGAGCGTGAAGACGGCGAAGTGGTCGGCGGCGGACGCGGTGCTGATCGACGAGACCAGGGACCTGGTCGAGCGGACCCACTCGCTCGGGCACGTGGTCCTCGACGAGGCGCAGGACCTGTCCCCGATGCAGTACCGGGCGGTGGGGCGGCGCTGCACGACGGGTTCGGCGACGGTCCTGGGCGACCTGGCGCAGGGCACGACCCCGTGGGCGACGGAGAGCTGGGCGCAGGCCCTCGGGCACCTGGGCAAGCCGGAGGCGGTCGTGGAGGAGCTGACCGCCGGTTTCCGCGTGCCGCGCGAGGTGATCGCGTACGCCTCGCGGCTGCTCCCGCACATGTCGCCGGGGCTCGCGGCGGTCGAGTCGGTCCGGGAGAACCCGGGCTCGCTGGCCGTCCGCGCGACCGACACCCTGGACGCGGACGTCGTCGCGGCCTGTGTCGAGTCCCTGGCCCACGAGGGCTCGATCGGCCTGATCGCCGCCGACGCGCGGATCGCCCCGCTGGCGGAGGCGCTGACGGCCGCGGGTCTCGCGTACCTCTCCCCCGGCGAGGAGACGACCGCCGAGTCCCGGCTGACCCTGGTCCCGGCCTCGCTCGCGAAGGGCCTGGAGTACGACTACGTGGTCCTGGACGAACCGGCGGCGGTCGTCGACGGCGAACCGGACGAGCGGACGGGCCTGCGACGGCTGTACGTGGCGCTGACCCGTGCCGTGTCTGGCCTGACGATCCTTCACTCGGCGCCGGTACCCGAGCAGTTGGGCGCCTTGTGA
- a CDS encoding BlaI/MecI/CopY family transcriptional regulator, whose product MRRLGELEAEIMDRLWDWQRPATVREIVDDINRGRRVAYTTVMTVADILHRKGWLRREKAGRAWLYEPVRGREEYTAGLMRDALGDSQDRPAALLRFVEVISDEDMAALDAALRAARGGPGGHTEEPRGAAPDGTTAAPGGTA is encoded by the coding sequence GTGCGCCGGCTGGGAGAGCTGGAGGCCGAGATCATGGACCGGCTGTGGGACTGGCAACGGCCCGCCACCGTCCGCGAGATCGTCGACGACATCAACCGGGGACGCCGGGTCGCCTACACGACCGTCATGACGGTCGCCGACATCCTGCACCGCAAGGGCTGGCTCCGCCGCGAGAAGGCCGGGCGGGCCTGGCTGTACGAGCCCGTCCGCGGCCGCGAGGAGTACACCGCCGGCCTGATGCGGGACGCCCTCGGCGACAGCCAGGACCGGCCGGCCGCCCTGCTGCGGTTCGTCGAGGTCATCTCGGACGAGGACATGGCCGCCCTGGACGCGGCCCTCCGCGCCGCCCGCGGCGGCCCCGGCGGCCACACCGAGGAGCCTCGGGGCGCCGCTCCCGACGGCACCACCGCCGCCCCCGGCGGTACCGCGTGA
- a CDS encoding heavy-metal-associated domain-containing protein, translating into MGSCCTPDNSCSTNAADTATAVAVAESTVTVYAVSGMTCGHCKSAITTSVSALDGVISVDVDVDAGLVTVTTGGEPDDAAITAAVDDAGYELTGRA; encoded by the coding sequence ATGGGCTCCTGCTGCACCCCTGACAACAGCTGCTCGACCAACGCCGCCGACACGGCCACCGCGGTCGCGGTCGCCGAGAGCACCGTCACCGTCTACGCCGTCTCCGGCATGACGTGCGGCCACTGCAAGTCCGCGATCACCACGTCCGTCAGCGCGCTGGACGGCGTCATCTCCGTGGACGTCGACGTCGACGCCGGCCTCGTCACCGTCACCACCGGCGGCGAGCCGGACGACGCGGCGATCACCGCCGCCGTCGACGACGCGGGCTACGAGCTGACCGGCCGCGCCTAG
- a CDS encoding aminoglycoside phosphotransferase family protein has translation MAATKMQPDELDIDTELVERLVAGRFPEWAGLPVRTVDSAGTDNAMFRLGDDLVVRLPRVPYAAHHVEKEQRWLPLLAPHLPLDVPVPVGRADAGAEFPLPWSVYRWLDGDDTFDAPLADLAHAAVALGRFGAALRAVDATGGPASFRGGPVTDWEEGHLPGAIRDLGADGTVDAELATAAWESVLALPQWDRAPVWIHGDLLPGNLLGRDGRLSAVIDFGGLGVGDPACDTMPAWTLLTAGTRPLFREAAEVDDATWDRGRGWALCWGLVTEHYYRETNPVLASVAHRTWSEALPEFAAVRG, from the coding sequence ATGGCAGCCACCAAGATGCAACCCGACGAACTCGACATCGACACCGAGCTCGTCGAGCGACTCGTCGCCGGACGGTTCCCCGAATGGGCAGGACTGCCGGTACGGACGGTGGACTCGGCCGGGACGGACAACGCGATGTTCCGGCTCGGCGACGACCTCGTCGTCCGGCTGCCCCGCGTCCCGTACGCGGCCCACCACGTCGAGAAGGAGCAGCGCTGGCTGCCGCTGCTCGCCCCGCACCTGCCGCTGGACGTCCCCGTCCCGGTGGGGCGGGCCGACGCCGGCGCGGAGTTCCCGCTGCCCTGGTCCGTCTACCGCTGGCTCGACGGCGACGACACCTTCGACGCACCCCTCGCCGACCTCGCCCACGCCGCCGTCGCCCTGGGCCGCTTCGGCGCCGCCCTCCGCGCGGTCGACGCGACCGGCGGCCCGGCGTCCTTCCGCGGCGGCCCGGTCACCGACTGGGAGGAGGGCCACCTGCCGGGCGCGATCCGCGACCTCGGCGCCGACGGCACCGTCGACGCGGAACTCGCCACCGCCGCATGGGAGTCGGTCCTCGCGCTCCCGCAGTGGGACCGCGCACCCGTCTGGATCCACGGCGACCTGCTCCCCGGCAACCTCCTCGGCCGCGACGGCCGCCTCAGCGCCGTCATCGACTTCGGCGGCCTCGGGGTCGGCGACCCGGCCTGCGACACGATGCCCGCCTGGACACTCCTCACCGCCGGCACCCGCCCCCTGTTCCGCGAGGCCGCCGAGGTCGACGACGCGACCTGGGACCGCGGCCGGGGCTGGGCCCTGTGCTGGGGCCTGGTGACGGAGCACTACTACCGCGAGACGAACCCGGTCCTGGCCTCCGTCGCCCACCGCACGTGGTCCGAGGCGCTGCCCGAATTCGCCGCGGTCCGCGGCTGA
- a CDS encoding metal-sensitive transcriptional regulator, which yields MAGYGQHKEDIIRRLRRIEGQVRGVQRMVDEDVYCIDVLTQVSAINAALQSCAVALLDEHLSCCVTEAIAQGGDQAKVKVSEASKAIARLIRT from the coding sequence ATGGCCGGTTACGGACAGCACAAGGAAGACATCATCAGACGCCTGAGGCGGATCGAGGGCCAGGTCAGAGGGGTGCAGCGGATGGTCGACGAGGACGTCTACTGCATCGACGTCCTCACCCAGGTCTCCGCCATCAACGCGGCCCTCCAGTCCTGCGCGGTGGCCCTCCTGGACGAGCACCTCAGCTGCTGCGTCACGGAGGCCATCGCCCAGGGCGGGGACCAGGCGAAGGTGAAGGTGAGCGAGGCGTCGAAGGCCATCGCCCGGCTCATCCGGACCTGA
- a CDS encoding copper homeostasis protein CutC encodes MSNRAVLEVIALDEEDAVAAQTGGADRLELVTDMAADGLTPSRAGFAAIRAAVDIPLRVMLRLTDGFSAGGPEGIDALVARATELREAGADEFVLGFLTSDGEPDLVAVERLIAVLDGARWTFHRAIDRADDRDGLRKRLADLPGLDTYLTAGSATGVDDGLATLKAEAARAGEPGYEARILVGGGLRLDHLPELRAAGLDAFHIGGAARPQGWTTPVSADAVRAWREAVDA; translated from the coding sequence ATGAGCAACCGTGCAGTCCTTGAGGTGATCGCCCTCGACGAGGAAGACGCGGTCGCCGCCCAGACCGGCGGCGCCGACCGGCTCGAACTCGTCACCGACATGGCGGCGGACGGGCTCACCCCGTCCCGGGCCGGCTTCGCCGCCATCCGCGCCGCCGTCGACATCCCGCTGCGCGTGATGCTCAGGCTCACCGACGGATTCTCGGCCGGCGGCCCCGAGGGCATCGACGCCCTCGTGGCCCGCGCCACGGAGCTCCGCGAGGCCGGCGCGGACGAGTTCGTCCTCGGCTTCCTCACCTCCGACGGCGAACCGGACCTCGTCGCCGTCGAGCGCCTGATCGCCGTCCTCGACGGCGCCCGCTGGACCTTCCACCGGGCGATCGACCGCGCCGACGACCGCGACGGGCTGCGCAAGCGCCTCGCCGACCTGCCGGGCCTCGACACCTATCTCACGGCCGGCTCCGCCACCGGCGTCGACGACGGCCTCGCCACCCTCAAGGCCGAGGCCGCCCGCGCCGGCGAGCCCGGTTACGAGGCCCGGATCCTCGTCGGCGGCGGCCTGCGCCTCGACCACCTCCCCGAGCTGCGCGCGGCCGGCCTCGACGCCTTCCACATCGGCGGCGCGGCCCGCCCGCAGGGCTGGACGACCCCGGTCTCGGCGGACGCGGTACGGGCCTGGCGCGAGGCCGTCGACGCGTGA
- a CDS encoding M56 family metallopeptidase → MNHHALVPLGLVLLTGFLVPWLVARAHWAQQVPRLALAVWAACGAVFAGATALLPAQLVLSNESSHRLTDMVLMLRLPSPARLLTLDGREQLALAIGLSVLSLPAAAFVRRLARARRVRVRHAGVLRIVGRYDPDLRATVLDDDRPAVYCLPGRSRRVVVSSGAVHTLTPAQLAAALAHERAHISGRHHLLVAATEAFGAVFPRLPLARYGGASVPLLLEMAADDRALRRCTRDALATALYALASGRAPRSAFAAGGPSAALRMRRILTPYSAGHPVLRGLLTIASATLAMAPLVIACCSFPR, encoded by the coding sequence GTGAACCACCACGCCCTCGTCCCGCTCGGGCTCGTCCTGCTCACCGGCTTCCTCGTGCCCTGGCTCGTCGCCCGGGCCCACTGGGCCCAGCAGGTGCCCCGCCTCGCGCTCGCCGTCTGGGCCGCGTGCGGCGCCGTCTTCGCGGGCGCGACCGCCCTGCTGCCCGCCCAGCTGGTCCTGTCGAACGAGAGCAGCCACCGCCTGACCGACATGGTGCTCATGCTCCGGCTCCCCTCCCCCGCGCGGCTGCTCACCCTCGACGGCCGCGAGCAGCTCGCCCTCGCGATCGGCCTCTCCGTCCTCTCCCTGCCCGCGGCCGCCTTCGTACGGAGACTGGCGCGGGCCCGGCGGGTGCGGGTGCGGCACGCGGGGGTGCTGCGGATCGTCGGGCGGTACGACCCCGACCTGCGGGCCACCGTCCTCGACGACGACCGCCCCGCCGTCTACTGCCTGCCCGGCCGCTCGCGCCGGGTCGTCGTCTCCTCCGGCGCGGTGCACACGCTGACGCCCGCCCAGCTCGCGGCGGCCCTCGCGCACGAGCGGGCGCACATCAGCGGGCGGCACCACCTGCTCGTCGCGGCGACGGAGGCCTTCGGGGCCGTCTTCCCGCGCCTCCCGCTCGCCCGGTACGGCGGTGCGTCCGTACCCCTGCTGCTCGAAATGGCGGCGGACGACCGGGCGTTGCGGCGCTGCACGCGGGACGCGCTCGCCACCGCGCTGTACGCGCTGGCGTCGGGGCGGGCGCCCCGGTCCGCTTTCGCCGCGGGCGGCCCCTCGGCGGCGCTGCGGATGCGACGCATCCTCACCCCCTACAGCGCGGGGCACCCCGTCCTGCGCGGACTGCTGACCATCGCGTCGGCGACGCTCGCCATGGCGCCGCTCGTCATCGCCTGCTGTTCGTTCCCTCGATAA
- a CDS encoding cation-translocating P-type ATPase, protein MTTTTPGTAQVELAIGGMTCASCAARIEKKLNRMDGVEATVNYATEKAKVTFDADIDVAALIATVEATGYTAAEPAPPKSEAPGADPGPSDEEKADEELRPLRQRLITAVTLAVPVIAMAMIPALQIEYWQWLSLTLAAPVVVYAAWPFHKAAWTNARHGAATMDTLISVGTIAAFLWSLWALFFGTAGTPGMTHPFEFTIARTDGAGNIYLEAAAGVTAFILAGRYFEARSKRKAGAALKALMQLGAKEVTVLRGGQEVTVPTADLQVGDRFLVRPGEKIATDGTVVEGSSAVDASMLTGESVPVEVSVGDSVTGATLNAGGRLVVEATRVGSDTQLARMAKLVEDAQNGKAAAQRLADRISAVFVPIVIALALGTLGFWLGTGQGLTAAFTAAVAVLIIACPCALGLATPTALMVGTGRGAQLGILIKGPEVLETTRKVDTIVLDKTGTVTTGRMTLIKVHTAEGVDENDVLRLAGALEHSSEHPIAQAVATGAAARVGTLPTPEDFANIPGLGVQGVVEGHAVLVGREKLLEEWAMALPADLKAAKDTAEKAGKTAIAVAWDGRARAVLEVADAVKETSPEAIRRLRALGLTPILLTGDNKAVAEAVAAEVGIDEVIAEVMPQDKVDVVKKLQAEGRSVAMVGDGVNDAAALAQADLGLAMGTGTDAAIEAGDLTLVRGDLRAAADAIRLSRKTLGTIRSNLFWAFAYNVAALPLAAAGLLNPMIAGAAMAFSSVFVVGNSLRLRGFQAADK, encoded by the coding sequence ATGACAACGACGACACCTGGCACGGCTCAGGTCGAGCTCGCCATCGGCGGCATGACCTGCGCCTCGTGCGCGGCCCGCATCGAGAAGAAGCTCAACCGCATGGACGGGGTCGAGGCCACCGTCAACTACGCCACCGAGAAGGCGAAGGTCACCTTCGACGCCGACATCGACGTCGCCGCGCTCATCGCGACCGTCGAGGCCACCGGCTACACCGCCGCCGAGCCGGCGCCGCCGAAGAGCGAGGCCCCCGGCGCCGACCCCGGCCCCTCCGACGAGGAGAAGGCCGACGAGGAGCTGCGGCCCCTCAGGCAGCGGCTCATCACCGCCGTCACGCTCGCCGTGCCCGTCATCGCGATGGCGATGATCCCGGCGCTCCAGATCGAGTACTGGCAGTGGCTGAGCCTCACGCTCGCCGCGCCGGTCGTCGTCTACGCCGCCTGGCCCTTCCACAAGGCCGCCTGGACCAACGCCAGGCACGGCGCGGCCACCATGGACACCCTGATCTCGGTCGGCACGATCGCCGCGTTCCTCTGGTCGCTGTGGGCGCTGTTCTTCGGGACCGCCGGTACGCCGGGGATGACGCACCCCTTCGAGTTCACGATCGCCCGTACCGACGGCGCCGGGAACATCTACCTGGAGGCCGCCGCCGGCGTCACCGCCTTCATCCTGGCCGGCCGGTACTTCGAGGCCCGCTCGAAGCGCAAGGCGGGCGCCGCGCTCAAGGCGCTGATGCAGCTGGGCGCCAAGGAGGTCACCGTCCTGCGGGGCGGCCAGGAGGTCACCGTACCCACCGCCGACCTGCAGGTCGGGGACCGTTTCCTGGTCCGCCCGGGCGAGAAGATCGCCACCGACGGCACCGTCGTCGAGGGTTCGTCCGCCGTGGACGCCTCCATGCTCACCGGCGAGTCCGTCCCGGTCGAGGTCTCCGTCGGCGACTCCGTCACCGGCGCCACCCTGAACGCCGGAGGCCGGCTCGTCGTCGAGGCCACCCGCGTCGGCTCCGACACCCAGCTCGCCCGGATGGCGAAGCTCGTCGAGGACGCCCAGAACGGCAAGGCCGCCGCCCAGCGCCTCGCCGACCGGATCTCCGCCGTCTTCGTCCCCATCGTCATCGCGCTCGCGCTCGGCACCCTCGGCTTCTGGCTCGGCACCGGCCAGGGACTCACCGCCGCGTTCACCGCCGCCGTCGCCGTCCTGATCATCGCCTGCCCCTGCGCCCTCGGCCTGGCCACCCCGACCGCCCTCATGGTCGGCACCGGCCGCGGCGCCCAGCTCGGCATCCTGATCAAGGGCCCGGAGGTCCTGGAGACCACCCGCAAGGTCGACACGATCGTCCTCGACAAGACCGGCACCGTCACCACCGGCCGGATGACCCTCATCAAGGTCCACACCGCCGAAGGCGTGGACGAGAACGACGTGCTGCGCCTCGCGGGCGCCCTGGAGCACTCCTCCGAGCACCCCATCGCCCAGGCCGTCGCCACCGGCGCCGCCGCCAGGGTCGGCACGCTCCCCACCCCCGAGGACTTCGCCAACATCCCCGGCCTCGGCGTCCAGGGCGTCGTCGAGGGCCACGCCGTCCTCGTCGGCCGCGAGAAGCTCCTCGAAGAGTGGGCGATGGCCCTCCCTGCGGATCTCAAGGCCGCCAAGGACACCGCCGAGAAGGCCGGCAAGACCGCGATCGCCGTGGCCTGGGACGGCCGGGCCCGCGCGGTCCTGGAGGTCGCCGACGCCGTCAAGGAGACCAGCCCCGAGGCCATCCGCCGGCTCCGCGCCCTCGGCCTCACCCCGATCCTCCTCACCGGTGACAACAAGGCGGTCGCCGAAGCCGTCGCCGCCGAGGTCGGCATCGACGAGGTCATCGCGGAGGTCATGCCGCAGGACAAGGTCGACGTCGTCAAGAAGCTGCAGGCGGAGGGCCGTTCGGTCGCCATGGTCGGCGACGGCGTCAACGACGCCGCCGCGCTCGCCCAGGCCGACCTGGGCCTGGCGATGGGCACCGGCACGGACGCCGCCATCGAGGCCGGCGACCTGACCCTCGTACGGGGTGACCTGCGGGCCGCGGCCGATGCGATCCGGCTCTCCCGCAAGACCCTCGGCACGATCCGCTCGAACCTCTTCTGGGCCTTCGCCTACAACGTGGCCGCCCTGCCGCTCGCCGCGGCCGGACTGCTCAACCCGATGATCGCGGGGGCCGCGATGGCCTTCTCCTCGGTCTTCGTGGTCGGCAACAGCCTGCGACTCCGCGGCTTCCAGGCCGCCGACAAGTGA